From Neobacillus sp. PS2-9, the proteins below share one genomic window:
- the resA gene encoding thiol-disulfide oxidoreductase ResA, protein MKKRRLVMRSLILLVLGAAVAYSLYANLTKDNKQKVAVGDTAPDFALVDMQGNKHRLSDYRGQGVFLNFWGTWCPPCKKEMPYINNQYHQYKDQGVQVLTVDIQEPELAVQQFAERLKLDFPIMIDTDKEVMSTYGIDLLPATFLIDKNGKVVKYHTGELTENKIREFMEKIKP, encoded by the coding sequence ATGAAGAAACGGCGATTAGTGATGAGGTCCCTTATTTTACTTGTTCTAGGTGCTGCCGTTGCTTATTCACTGTATGCAAATTTAACAAAAGATAATAAACAAAAAGTGGCCGTCGGAGATACAGCTCCTGACTTTGCTTTGGTAGATATGCAGGGAAATAAACACCGCTTATCTGATTATAGGGGACAGGGAGTGTTCTTAAACTTTTGGGGAACCTGGTGTCCACCCTGTAAAAAAGAAATGCCATATATAAATAATCAATACCATCAGTATAAGGACCAAGGGGTTCAGGTTTTGACTGTAGATATACAGGAACCCGAGCTTGCTGTCCAACAATTTGCTGAACGCCTTAAGCTTGATTTTCCTATCATGATTGATACAGATAAAGAAGTCATGAGTACATATGGTATAGACCTTCTTCCAGCCACTTTTTTGATTGATAAAAATGGCAAGGTAGTTAAATACCATACAGGAGAACTAACCGAAAATAAAATTAGGGAATTTATGGAGAAAATAAAACCTTAA
- a CDS encoding superoxide dismutase → MDRFSRYVSELFKWNEQMKHFLQSEKVGQDSELWNQLDAFTELIESTNRELSNEELLSLQTKAENIHIQLEDYFKRKQEIGNIWITEKKLSPGGHSLPELPYPYNALEPYISEEIMKLHHDKHHRSYVDGLNRAELNLKKARETNDYSLIKHWSRELAFHGSGHYLHTIFWKNMSPNGGGSPQGLLKEEIDSYFGSFSAFKKQFTEAAKQVEGVGWAVLVWAPRARHLEILQSERHMLLTQWDTIPLLVLDVWEHAYYLQYKNNRAEYVDNWWNIVNWHDVEMRFEKAADIKWPAF, encoded by the coding sequence GTGGATCGGTTTAGCAGATATGTTAGCGAATTGTTTAAATGGAATGAGCAAATGAAACATTTTCTCCAGTCAGAAAAGGTGGGGCAGGATTCTGAGCTGTGGAATCAGCTGGATGCTTTTACTGAACTGATTGAAAGTACAAATCGCGAGTTGTCAAATGAAGAACTGCTTTCACTCCAAACGAAAGCAGAGAATATCCATATACAATTGGAGGATTACTTCAAAAGAAAACAGGAAATAGGTAATATTTGGATAACTGAAAAAAAACTATCACCAGGTGGTCATTCTCTACCTGAGCTACCCTACCCCTATAATGCATTAGAACCCTATATTTCTGAAGAAATTATGAAACTGCACCATGATAAGCACCATCGATCATATGTAGATGGGTTAAATCGAGCAGAACTCAATCTGAAAAAAGCCAGAGAGACTAACGATTATTCTTTGATTAAGCATTGGTCAAGAGAGCTAGCATTTCATGGATCTGGACATTATTTGCATACGATTTTTTGGAAGAATATGAGTCCGAATGGCGGTGGCAGCCCTCAAGGTCTACTAAAGGAGGAGATTGATAGTTATTTTGGTAGCTTCTCCGCATTTAAAAAACAGTTCACCGAGGCTGCAAAGCAAGTTGAGGGAGTGGGCTGGGCCGTTTTGGTTTGGGCGCCGCGAGCGAGACATTTGGAAATACTTCAATCAGAGCGGCATATGCTGTTAACACAGTGGGATACCATTCCTTTACTAGTGTTAGATGTATGGGAGCATGCCTATTACCTCCAATATAAAAACAACAGGGCTGAATACGTGGATAATTGGTGGAATATAGTGAATTGGCATGATGTGGAGATGAGGTTTGAAAAGGCAGCAGATATTAAATGGCCTGCGTTTTAA
- the rluB gene encoding 23S rRNA pseudouridine(2605) synthase RluB, whose translation MERLQKVIARAGIASRRKSEELIKEGRVKVNGKVVTELGLKVTPTDRVEVNEIQIEKEEPVYFLLYKPRGVISSVSDDKGRKVVTDFFPMLKERIFPVGRLDYDTSGLLLITNDGEFSNLLTHPKNEIDKVYVAKVKGIPLKEDLRKLEKGIKLEDGKTAPAKVKLLSGDKKKLTAIVEITIHEGRNRQVRRMFEAIGHEVLKLKRERYAFLTLHGLKAGDARELTPHEVKQLRAFAMDSSKKNS comes from the coding sequence ATGGAAAGATTACAAAAAGTTATTGCCCGAGCAGGCATAGCTTCAAGAAGAAAATCTGAAGAATTAATTAAAGAAGGCAGAGTTAAGGTGAATGGAAAGGTTGTTACTGAACTTGGTCTAAAAGTCACTCCTACTGATCGAGTGGAAGTAAATGAAATACAAATTGAGAAAGAAGAACCAGTTTATTTCCTTTTATATAAACCACGGGGGGTAATCTCTAGTGTAAGTGATGATAAGGGCAGAAAAGTGGTTACTGATTTCTTCCCCATGTTAAAAGAACGAATTTTTCCTGTAGGCCGGCTGGATTATGATACATCAGGACTACTTTTAATAACAAATGATGGGGAATTTTCCAATCTGCTCACGCATCCAAAGAATGAGATTGATAAAGTGTATGTAGCAAAAGTAAAGGGAATTCCTTTAAAAGAAGACCTAAGAAAATTAGAAAAAGGTATCAAACTTGAAGATGGAAAAACCGCACCAGCAAAAGTGAAATTATTATCGGGAGATAAGAAAAAGCTAACCGCTATTGTTGAAATTACCATTCATGAAGGACGAAATAGACAGGTTAGACGAATGTTCGAAGCGATTGGCCATGAAGTATTAAAGCTAAAGCGTGAACGATATGCATTCTTAACGTTACACGGTTTAAAGGCAGGAGATGCTCGAGAACTGACCCCGCATGAGGTAAAGCAGCTAAGAGCCTTTGCAATGGATTCATCTAAGAAAAATTCATAA
- a CDS encoding cytochrome c biogenesis protein ResB encodes MKDVKCECGHVNPHGTVLCEACGKVLDEQENDKQLLDMRYEGSARRSQTYNKTFIDKIWNFFSSVKVGVWLIIITLIVSTLGTILPQEMYINLPPEVYYKQEYGWFGELYYDLGLHDLYGSWWYLLLIAMIGISLVICSLDRVVPLYKALKAQRVTRHEGFLKRQRVFGVNEYSDTDDITTIKKHLKERRYNVREENGDLLAEKGRFSRWGPYINHVGLIIFLFGGMLRFIPGFYINEDLWVREGETAVVPETNGQFFIKNNQFILQHYDKNKDKTFEKAINRAGEVVKNYQSNVVLYKRVGKNLPGEKPELKKIEEYKIQVNKPLSYEGYSIFQSSFRSEMNSMSFSLIDKSTNQSFGDLKVDLLDPKDKYDLGNGYSVEILNFFPDFEFDKNGEPTTKSRVPNNPAFVFRMITPDKPKGETAFIAIRQNIEPFGNNKYKIAFKGIDTKNVSGFIVRKDSSLWAIILGGIIFMIGVIQGAYWNHRRIWVQKKNGQVWIAAHTNKNWYGLKREIETVLADTKLGIPEDQLQKENIDKEGV; translated from the coding sequence ATGAAAGATGTTAAATGTGAATGCGGCCATGTAAATCCACACGGTACTGTACTATGTGAAGCTTGTGGTAAAGTGCTAGATGAGCAAGAGAATGATAAACAGCTTCTCGATATGCGCTATGAAGGAAGTGCACGCCGCTCACAAACCTATAATAAAACCTTTATAGATAAAATCTGGAATTTCTTCTCATCTGTAAAGGTTGGAGTTTGGCTTATTATCATCACTTTAATTGTTTCTACATTAGGAACCATTCTTCCGCAGGAAATGTATATAAATCTGCCGCCAGAAGTCTATTATAAACAAGAGTATGGCTGGTTTGGAGAATTATATTACGATTTAGGTCTTCATGATTTGTATGGCTCTTGGTGGTACCTTTTATTAATTGCTATGATTGGAATTTCTCTTGTTATTTGTAGTCTTGATAGGGTTGTGCCCTTATATAAGGCTTTAAAAGCCCAACGGGTTACCCGACATGAGGGATTTTTAAAGCGTCAGAGGGTTTTTGGTGTCAATGAATACAGTGATACAGATGATATAACTACCATTAAAAAGCATCTAAAAGAAAGAAGATATAATGTTCGTGAAGAAAATGGGGATTTGTTGGCTGAAAAAGGCCGCTTTTCACGTTGGGGCCCCTATATTAACCACGTAGGATTAATTATCTTTTTATTTGGCGGGATGCTGCGGTTTATTCCTGGATTTTATATAAATGAAGATCTTTGGGTTCGAGAAGGAGAAACGGCTGTAGTACCAGAAACAAATGGACAATTTTTTATCAAAAACAATCAATTCATTCTACAACACTATGATAAAAATAAAGACAAAACTTTTGAAAAAGCAATCAATCGTGCGGGTGAAGTGGTAAAGAATTATCAATCAAACGTTGTCCTATATAAACGGGTCGGAAAGAATCTTCCTGGTGAGAAACCAGAGCTTAAAAAAATAGAAGAATATAAAATACAAGTAAACAAACCGTTATCTTATGAAGGATACTCCATTTTTCAGTCTTCTTTTAGGTCTGAGATGAATTCAATGTCATTTTCATTAATTGATAAAAGTACAAACCAATCTTTTGGTGACCTCAAAGTGGATCTTTTAGATCCAAAAGATAAATATGATTTAGGTAATGGTTATTCAGTAGAGATTCTTAACTTTTTTCCGGATTTTGAATTTGATAAAAACGGGGAACCTACAACAAAATCCCGAGTACCCAATAATCCTGCTTTCGTTTTTCGTATGATTACTCCTGATAAACCAAAGGGAGAAACGGCCTTTATTGCAATTAGACAAAACATTGAACCATTTGGAAATAATAAGTATAAGATCGCATTTAAGGGTATAGATACAAAGAACGTCTCTGGATTTATTGTCCGAAAAGATTCGTCATTATGGGCCATTATTTTAGGTGGAATTATATTTATGATTGGTGTCATTCAGGGGGCTTACTGGAACCACCGTCGAATCTGGGTACAAAAGAAAAACGGACAAGTTTGGATTGCCGCTCACACAAATAAAAATTGGTATGGATTAAAACGGGAAATTGAAACCGTCTTAGCGGATACCAAGCTTGGCATTCCAGAAGACCAACTTCAAAAAGAAAATATAGATAAGGAGGGAGTCTAG
- a CDS encoding spore maturation protein gives MQLISVISLTFIPLLIGFILLYGTFKRVPTYESFVEGGKEGIKIAISIIPFLVGMLVAISIFRASGALDALMNWIRPFMQSMGVPAEIVPLLIIRPISGTAALGMTSDLIGVYGPDSFIGRLASILQGSTDTTFYVLTVYFGAVGIKKMGDALKVGLIADVFGIIVSIVVVVLIFGTK, from the coding sequence ATGCAGCTAATTTCAGTTATTTCCTTAACATTTATTCCTTTACTTATTGGATTCATTCTTCTATACGGCACATTTAAACGAGTGCCCACCTATGAAAGTTTTGTTGAAGGTGGGAAAGAGGGCATCAAGATTGCCATTTCTATCATTCCCTTTTTAGTAGGTATGCTTGTTGCAATCTCGATATTTCGTGCTTCTGGTGCATTAGATGCATTAATGAATTGGATTCGCCCGTTTATGCAATCAATGGGTGTACCGGCTGAAATTGTACCATTGTTAATAATAAGACCCATATCTGGAACGGCGGCCCTAGGCATGACTAGTGACTTAATTGGTGTTTATGGACCTGATTCCTTTATAGGCAGACTTGCTTCTATTTTGCAAGGCAGTACAGATACCACCTTTTATGTATTAACCGTGTATTTTGGTGCTGTTGGGATTAAAAAAATGGGGGATGCTTTAAAAGTAGGGCTTATTGCTGATGTGTTTGGAATCATTGTATCCATTGTTGTAGTAGTATTGATATTTGGAACTAAATAG
- a CDS encoding ATP-binding protein has protein sequence MTFLRSVVGKLWFTILLLVSFILFILTVMLLEFFQNYNIHETKDNLTSTAEKIANVLEEHPNEKFPLGLEISWEIIDDVTKVVIVKNENEIYYSPNTEKEKKLTLSYIKNDKELARVFQEKTVEKVSDLSENIGRNESDFSIIGVPLHLPGDEHGAVFIYQSLRVMQETTHSTTKFILLVAGVAIILTTIFAFFLSTRITAPLRKMREAAFEVARGKFDTKVPILTHDEIGELATAFNQMGRQLKFNMNALSQEKEQLASILSSMADGVITFNRDGTILITNPPADRFLQYWYYEKGGNTSDVEAIPSQVMNLFQKAVDTEKEQVGEISLQGRHWVILVSPLYSNQFIRGAVAVLRDMTEERQLDKMRKDFIANVSHELRTPISMLQGYSEAIVDDIAESQEEKKEMAKVIYDESLRMGRLVNELLDLARMEAGHLQLTFEEVDLSSFINRIIHKFQGLAKDNEIQLTVEIGSGISTVSFDPDRIEQVLTNLIDNAIRHTPKGGLVKLTVSNEEQAIKIEVKDSGSGIPEEDLPFVFERFYKADKARTRGRAGTGLGLAIAKNIIDAHRGHISVQSKMGLGTTFSFLLPRKK, from the coding sequence ATGACCTTTTTACGAAGTGTTGTAGGTAAACTTTGGTTTACAATTCTTCTATTAGTATCCTTTATTTTGTTTATCTTAACTGTCATGCTCCTAGAGTTTTTTCAAAACTACAACATTCATGAGACAAAAGATAACCTTACTAGTACTGCTGAAAAAATTGCAAATGTTTTGGAAGAACATCCAAATGAGAAATTCCCACTGGGGTTAGAAATATCATGGGAAATTATCGACGATGTTACCAAAGTGGTCATTGTTAAAAATGAGAATGAAATCTACTACTCTCCGAATACGGAAAAAGAAAAAAAATTAACATTGTCATACATTAAAAATGACAAAGAGTTAGCGAGAGTCTTTCAAGAAAAGACGGTTGAAAAAGTCTCCGATCTTTCTGAAAATATCGGAAGAAACGAATCGGATTTTTCGATTATTGGTGTACCATTGCATTTACCTGGTGATGAACATGGAGCTGTATTTATTTATCAATCACTACGGGTGATGCAGGAAACTACCCATTCCACAACAAAATTTATCCTGCTTGTTGCAGGTGTGGCAATTATTTTAACAACTATTTTTGCCTTTTTTCTTTCAACGAGAATTACCGCTCCATTAAGAAAAATGAGAGAAGCTGCTTTTGAAGTGGCGAGAGGAAAATTTGATACAAAGGTTCCCATTCTTACTCATGATGAAATCGGAGAATTGGCCACTGCTTTTAACCAAATGGGACGGCAATTAAAGTTTAATATGAATGCTCTTAGTCAGGAAAAAGAGCAGCTCGCCAGTATATTAAGCAGTATGGCTGATGGGGTTATTACCTTTAACCGTGATGGTACCATCTTAATTACCAATCCTCCTGCAGATCGGTTCCTCCAATATTGGTATTATGAAAAAGGAGGAAATACTTCAGATGTAGAGGCCATTCCATCACAGGTAATGAATCTCTTTCAAAAAGCGGTAGATACTGAAAAGGAACAGGTGGGTGAAATCTCACTTCAAGGTCGTCACTGGGTTATATTAGTGAGTCCACTTTACAGTAATCAATTTATTCGCGGAGCAGTTGCGGTATTAAGGGATATGACTGAAGAGAGACAGTTAGATAAGATGAGAAAAGATTTCATTGCTAATGTTTCACATGAACTTAGGACACCTATTTCCATGTTACAAGGTTACAGCGAAGCTATTGTCGATGACATTGCTGAATCCCAGGAAGAGAAAAAGGAAATGGCCAAGGTCATTTATGATGAATCATTAAGAATGGGACGCCTTGTTAATGAACTACTTGACCTTGCACGAATGGAAGCGGGGCATCTTCAGTTAACCTTTGAAGAAGTAGATCTTTCTTCATTTATCAATCGTATTATTCACAAATTTCAGGGATTGGCGAAGGATAATGAAATTCAATTGACTGTAGAAATAGGCAGTGGAATTTCAACCGTTTCCTTTGATCCTGATAGAATTGAACAAGTCTTAACCAATTTAATTGATAACGCGATTAGACATACTCCAAAAGGTGGACTAGTTAAGTTAACTGTTTCAAATGAAGAACAGGCAATAAAAATTGAAGTCAAAGACTCAGGTTCTGGAATTCCTGAAGAAGATTTACCGTTTGTTTTTGAACGCTTTTATAAAGCCGATAAAGCAAGAACAAGAGGAAGAGCGGGCACTGGCCTTGGCTTAGCAATTGCTAAAAATATTATCGATGCCCATCGCGGTCATATTTCTGTTCAAAGTAAGATGGGACTAGGAACGACATTTTCCTTCCTTCTCCCTCGAAAAAAGTAA
- a CDS encoding D-alanyl-D-alanine carboxypeptidase family protein, giving the protein MRMILKLIIFSILVSLFVTNIPQKVDASVSVSAASAVLIEQKTGRVLFEKDAHTKRRIASITKIMTAILAIESGKMNQYVTVSEKATRAEGSSVYLKPGEKIKLNDLVYGLMLRSGNDTAVAIAEYVGGSVDGFAFLMNQKAREIGMYNSHFSNPHGLDDHENHYSTAYDMAILMRYAMQNKTFEKISGTKVHRAPNPSEKWDRVWKNKNRLLSKYKFCTGGKTGYTKRAKRTLVTTATKGDMKLIAVTLNGPDDWNDHISMYEGGFKGFDMAEVIPKGKVEIENNKDYKDKLYVKKSIVYPVTNEEMNLFSVKYKLNKSKSAERTKSKELVVGKAAVYLDGKVVQETPIYYQNTVKKKKGLFDFIKDIFLIAIGVNAHG; this is encoded by the coding sequence ATGAGAATGATTTTAAAACTAATAATCTTTTCCATCTTGGTCTCACTGTTCGTTACAAACATTCCTCAGAAGGTGGACGCATCCGTTTCCGTAAGTGCCGCAAGTGCTGTGCTGATTGAACAGAAAACTGGTCGAGTCCTTTTTGAAAAAGATGCACACACCAAAAGAAGAATTGCAAGTATAACTAAAATTATGACGGCAATTCTTGCGATTGAATCGGGAAAAATGAATCAATACGTAACCGTTAGTGAAAAAGCGACTCGTGCGGAGGGATCGTCCGTTTATTTAAAACCTGGAGAGAAAATTAAACTAAACGATTTAGTTTATGGATTGATGCTGCGATCAGGAAATGATACGGCTGTGGCCATCGCTGAATATGTAGGGGGAAGTGTAGATGGTTTTGCTTTTTTGATGAATCAGAAGGCAAGGGAAATTGGAATGTATAATTCTCATTTCTCCAATCCACATGGACTCGATGATCACGAAAATCATTATTCAACTGCCTATGATATGGCTATTCTGATGCGTTATGCTATGCAAAATAAAACCTTTGAAAAAATCTCAGGTACAAAAGTACATCGTGCCCCGAATCCATCTGAGAAATGGGACCGAGTTTGGAAAAACAAGAATCGTTTGCTCTCAAAATATAAGTTTTGCACTGGTGGGAAAACCGGATATACAAAAAGAGCGAAAAGGACGCTGGTAACTACTGCGACTAAAGGGGACATGAAACTTATTGCTGTAACCTTAAATGGGCCAGATGATTGGAATGATCATATTTCCATGTATGAAGGTGGATTTAAAGGGTTTGATATGGCAGAAGTGATACCTAAGGGAAAAGTAGAGATTGAAAATAATAAAGATTACAAGGATAAATTGTATGTAAAAAAGTCAATTGTCTACCCGGTAACAAACGAGGAAATGAACTTATTTTCAGTCAAATATAAGTTAAATAAGTCTAAAAGTGCCGAACGTACAAAGAGTAAGGAACTGGTTGTTGGGAAGGCTGCCGTCTACTTAGATGGAAAAGTGGTACAAGAAACTCCGATTTATTATCAAAATACCGTCAAGAAAAAGAAAGGTTTGTTTGATTTTATAAAAGATATATTTCTAATTGCTATTGGTGTGAATGCTCATGGTTAA
- the sigX gene encoding RNA polymerase sigma factor SigX produces the protein MDSVFDELYQKYHHDVFQFLFYMVRNKEHAEDLVQEVYIRVFKSYNRFEGKSSEKTWLYSIARNVAIDFFRKQKGWKERLLEKFDWSTSQVKDEFPIPEEITVQREEIKWVYKCLEYCTMDQRAVIILRYLQDLSISETAQALGWTESKVKTTQHRSLKVLKRHMEMFYEKEGLISEKVGVER, from the coding sequence ATGGACTCCGTTTTCGATGAACTTTATCAAAAATATCATCATGACGTTTTTCAATTTCTATTTTATATGGTCAGAAATAAAGAGCATGCTGAAGATCTTGTCCAAGAGGTCTATATAAGGGTATTTAAGTCCTATAATCGTTTTGAAGGAAAAAGTAGCGAAAAGACCTGGCTATACTCGATTGCGAGAAATGTTGCCATCGACTTTTTTCGTAAGCAAAAGGGCTGGAAGGAAAGATTACTCGAAAAATTTGATTGGTCAACCAGTCAAGTTAAAGACGAATTTCCAATACCAGAAGAAATTACAGTTCAACGAGAAGAAATTAAATGGGTATACAAATGTCTTGAATATTGCACGATGGACCAAAGAGCAGTTATTATATTGCGTTACCTACAGGATTTATCCATTTCAGAAACGGCCCAAGCATTAGGATGGACGGAAAGTAAGGTTAAAACCACCCAACACCGCTCCTTAAAGGTATTAAAGAGGCATATGGAAATGTTTTATGAAAAGGAGGGATTAATTAGTGAAAAAGTCGGAGTGGAGCGATAG
- a CDS encoding nucleoside recognition domain-containing protein, protein MVNYVWVIMTVIGVVFALFNGTMEAVNKAVFDGAKEAVTLCIGLISVLVFWLGMMRIAEESGLLERLSRLFRPLVKILFPEVPPNHPAMGYILSNMISNMFGLGNAATPLGIKAMEELKKLNGGKTSASRSMVTFLAINTASITIIPTTVIAIRINYHSVSPTEIVVPTIIATIISAIGAILIDRYFYYRRSRKG, encoded by the coding sequence ATGGTTAATTATGTTTGGGTGATTATGACCGTTATTGGGGTTGTCTTTGCATTATTCAATGGAACAATGGAGGCTGTCAACAAAGCTGTATTTGATGGTGCTAAAGAAGCGGTAACATTGTGTATAGGACTGATCAGTGTCCTTGTTTTCTGGCTCGGAATGATGCGTATTGCTGAAGAGTCGGGTCTTCTAGAACGTCTCTCAAGGCTATTTCGTCCGCTTGTGAAAATTTTGTTTCCTGAGGTTCCTCCAAATCACCCAGCAATGGGATATATTTTGTCTAATATGATTTCTAATATGTTTGGATTAGGAAATGCTGCAACCCCACTGGGCATTAAAGCAATGGAGGAATTAAAAAAATTAAATGGTGGAAAAACTTCAGCAAGTCGGTCGATGGTTACTTTTTTAGCCATTAATACAGCCAGTATTACCATCATTCCAACAACTGTAATTGCGATTCGAATAAACTATCATTCTGTATCCCCTACAGAAATTGTAGTCCCAACTATCATTGCAACTATTATATCGGCAATCGGTGCAATCCTCATTGATCGGTACTTTTATTACCGTAGAAGCCGAAAAGGATGA
- a CDS encoding response regulator transcription factor: MDKDVKILVVDDEERIRRLLKMYLEREEYSIDEAEDGTEALTKALANDYDVILLDLMMPGKDGIEVCRELREKKATPVIMLTAKGEEINRVQGFEVGTDDYIVKPFSPREVVLRVKALLRRSSQTSYLQTETTTKDVIVFPHLTIDNDAHRVTADGKEVSLTPKEYELLYFLSKAPDKVFDREQLLKEVWHYEFFGDLRTVDTHVKRLREKLNKVSEQAARMIVTVWGVGYKFEVINE, translated from the coding sequence ATGGATAAAGACGTAAAAATTTTAGTCGTAGATGATGAAGAAAGAATTCGCCGATTATTAAAAATGTATTTAGAGCGTGAAGAATATAGCATTGATGAAGCAGAGGATGGTACCGAGGCATTGACAAAAGCCCTCGCTAATGATTATGACGTCATTCTGCTCGATCTTATGATGCCTGGTAAAGATGGAATTGAAGTCTGCCGGGAACTAAGAGAAAAGAAGGCAACTCCCGTTATTATGTTAACGGCAAAAGGAGAAGAAATCAATCGTGTTCAAGGCTTTGAGGTCGGAACAGATGATTATATTGTTAAACCCTTCAGCCCTAGAGAAGTAGTCTTACGTGTGAAGGCACTACTAAGAAGGTCTTCACAAACTAGTTATCTGCAAACTGAAACCACAACTAAAGATGTTATTGTATTTCCACACCTTACAATTGATAATGACGCTCATAGAGTAACTGCTGATGGTAAGGAAGTAAGTTTAACACCAAAAGAATATGAACTATTATATTTTCTATCAAAAGCACCGGATAAAGTATTTGACCGCGAACAGTTATTAAAAGAAGTTTGGCACTACGAATTTTTTGGTGATCTACGGACAGTTGATACACATGTGAAACGTCTCCGTGAAAAGTTAAACAAGGTTTCTGAGCAAGCAGCAAGAATGATTGTAACCGTATGGGGAGTGGGCTACAAATTTGAGGTAATTAATGAATGA
- the ccsB gene encoding c-type cytochrome biogenesis protein CcsB translates to MATLSSNLLFVSFILYLIATLFFGGSIKSKKEFNEKKGTNRWGQIAVFLTIVGFISQLGYFITRWIAAGHAPVSNMFEFTTFFGMALVGAFIVIYFIYRTTLLGLFTMPVAILVIAYASMFPRDITPLIPALQSYWLHIHVTTAAIGEAILAISFAAGLIYLVKAIDQTKSNKQTFWLEMVMFALITVLGFVAISSVFSGTGYHEKFNWIDKHDTEQVLEYTMPALVGPHKGELITESGFKPIIEVPAFINAKKLNTVIWSLFGGLVLYSIIRLIIRKRIAASLKPLVKNIKLDFVDEISYRSVLIGFPVFTLGALIFAMIWAQMAWSRFWGWDPKEVWALITWLFYAAFLHLRLSKGWHGEKSAWLAVIGFVIIMFNLVAVNLVIAGLHSYAG, encoded by the coding sequence TTGGCGACACTAAGTAGTAATTTATTATTTGTTTCTTTTATTCTTTATTTAATAGCAACGTTGTTTTTCGGTGGCTCTATTAAATCAAAGAAAGAGTTTAATGAGAAGAAGGGAACCAACAGGTGGGGGCAAATTGCTGTATTTTTGACAATTGTTGGTTTTATTTCGCAACTAGGTTATTTTATCACTAGATGGATTGCAGCTGGACACGCTCCAGTGAGTAATATGTTCGAGTTTACCACTTTCTTCGGAATGGCTCTTGTTGGTGCATTTATTGTTATTTATTTTATCTATCGTACAACCTTACTTGGATTGTTTACCATGCCTGTAGCTATATTGGTAATTGCCTATGCGAGTATGTTTCCAAGGGATATTACTCCATTAATACCAGCTCTTCAAAGCTATTGGTTGCATATTCATGTGACCACTGCGGCCATCGGAGAAGCTATTTTGGCAATTAGCTTTGCAGCCGGACTAATTTATTTAGTGAAGGCAATTGACCAAACAAAATCTAATAAACAAACCTTTTGGCTAGAAATGGTAATGTTTGCATTAATTACAGTACTTGGCTTTGTTGCTATATCATCTGTATTCTCAGGAACAGGATATCATGAGAAATTTAATTGGATTGATAAACATGATACCGAGCAAGTCCTTGAATATACGATGCCTGCTCTGGTTGGTCCACATAAAGGAGAACTAATAACAGAGAGTGGATTTAAGCCTATTATTGAAGTACCTGCTTTCATCAATGCAAAAAAATTAAATACGGTTATTTGGTCATTATTTGGTGGTCTGGTGCTTTATAGCATAATAAGACTAATCATTAGAAAGCGAATTGCAGCCTCACTTAAGCCTCTTGTCAAGAATATCAAACTTGATTTTGTTGATGAGATTAGCTATCGCTCAGTATTAATTGGTTTTCCTGTATTTACATTAGGCGCGCTCATTTTTGCTATGATTTGGGCACAAATGGCATGGTCTCGTTTCTGGGGATGGGATCCAAAAGAGGTTTGGGCTTTAATTACATGGCTTTTCTATGCGGCATTTTTACACCTTCGCCTTTCTAAGGGCTGGCATGGTGAGAAATCAGCATGGCTCGCCGTCATCGGATTTGTCATCATCATGTTTAACCTAGTTGCCGTTAACTTGGTAATAGCAGGACTCCATTCATATGCTGGTTAA